The Aphis gossypii isolate Hap1 chromosome 3, ASM2018417v2, whole genome shotgun sequence genome includes a region encoding these proteins:
- the LOC114123427 gene encoding uncharacterized protein LOC114123427, with protein sequence MEPPRTTPTARRPRPVALICLIAVLLALVSDAVFGLKGVRIWNPEAIRAGELLRLSCDYDLEGVPLYSIKWYFGDQEFYRFVPKESPPTRVFPLSGTTSVDISESDDHAVTLTNLPRDMSGHYKCEVSTDAPLFHTQIKESYITIIEEPQTQPLMFAGKLKYIKDEPVKINCTSYSAFPATNLTWFINDKKVTNSTKYAKTTAWVTNEDDGLQTSRSRLELSTHGEYFPGGRMTVRCESNQFMLYKKYSVIELMDDSPRLAQMISPTSVLRSGGPQASSADRFATGRVFVLVAYVAIRIAPSLLR encoded by the exons ACGCGGTGTTTGGTCTGAAGGGAGTCCGAATTTGGAACCCCGAAGCTATCCGAGCAGGTGAGCTGTTGCGGCTTTCTTGCGATTATGATCTTGAGGGCGTACCATTGTACTCGATAAAATGGTACTTTGGCGACCAAGAATTCTACAGATTTGTGCCAAAAGAATCGCCACCGACCAGGGTTTTTCCGCTATCTGGCACCACGTCGGTTGAT ATATCTGAGTCAGATGACCACGCAGTCACATTGACTAATCTGCCTCGAGACATGTCAGGCCACTACAAATGCGAAGTTTCTACGGATGCTCCACTTTTTCACACGCAAATCAAAGAGTCGTACATAACTATAATTG AAGAACCACAGACGCAACCACTCATGTTTGCCGGTAAACTTAAGTACATCAAAGATGAAccggtaaaaataaattgcactTCTTACTCGGCGTTCCCAGCCACCAATCTCACGTGGTTCATAAACGACAAAAAG GTGACGAATTCTACGAAATACGCCAAGACGACGGCTTGGGTTACAAACGAAGATGACGGACTACAAACCAGCAGATCACGGCTGGAGTTGTCGACCCACGGCGAATACTTCCCGGGTGGTCGGATGACGGTTCGCTGCGAGTCCAATCAATTTATGTTGTACAAAAAGTACTCAGTTATTGAGCTGATGGATGACTCGCCCAGACTGGCCCAGATGATTAGTCCTACTTCAGTGCTGAGATCGG GTGGACCACAGGCGAGTTCAGCTGATCGTTTCGCTACCGGACGTGTGTTCGTATTGGTCGCCTATGTAGCCATTCGAATAGCACCATCTCTATTAAGATAG